The sequence ACAAATCGGAGTCTCACTTTCCTTCCTTGGCAACACATTGTATGTGATATTCGAAACCACTACTTATTATGTCCTTCTCAAATGTTGGATGTTTCCAATCTCTAGTTCCAAAGTAAAGCATTTCTTTCGAGACCATTTTGACCTATAGgtcaggaagaaggagggaggggaacctATGAGAGAAAGTGATGGAGGTGATGCCATTTTATAGAACTTGGTTTTGCTTTTAGATTAGTGTTACCAATAGGCTGGTTTTGTGGGCCACGGTTCTCTATGAGAGCCATTAGAAAGAATTTTGCACAGTAGTTTAGGTCAGGGTAGGGTGGGGAGCAGTTTTGAAGGGTGTCCTGGGCAAGAAGTACTCTTGGAACCCTCAGGGTCTCGTCCCCAGAAGCATTGAATTCCTGAACAGTTGGCTGACCTTCATCTGTTTACTCACCAAGAACTCCTCCTTCCAGAGTCCTTTCTCCCCACCCTGTATGCATCAGCACTATTTAGACTGTGCAGTGATGGGAAAGGCTTATAGTATTTGCCAATGGCTGTAGTGTAAATCCTTCCATCCTGGCTAATTGTGAGCTATCACCATAGACATGCTGAGCTGGAAGGCAGGTGGTGGTGCATCATTGTGAGCTTGATCCTTGCAGATGTGAGGCAAATGTCACACAAAATAACACGTGGTGAAAGAATCAGGAAGCCTGAATGTTATGCTCATTCTAAATAGAATTTATTCTATTGTAAGATTATATATAAGTTAATTTTCCAGTGATGGTTGTAATAACTGACCTACAAAATTCTAAAAATGTAACCGTGTGAAATACAAGTCAGCTGCTGAGCTGGAAGAGAAGGAGacgaaaagaagagaaaggatacATTTAGTGCTGAAGTACAAAAGCAGGGTTTCTATGCCCTTCAGACTTTATGACTGGGTCCTTCTGAGACTCTGGAACACGAGGTGCTAGAAAAGACACAGGTGAGGCTGGTTAGAAGCCTGGCTATGGAGCCAGCTTTCCTAGTTGCTAACTGCAGTTTCTCGTCTATCTCAGCACACAGCAGCAGCTTCACGGGGCTGTTTTGAAGATTATGTGGATAATATATTCCAAGTACTTATCCCCTTGGGTCAATATATAGGGAACTTTCAGTTGGCAGCCACCACAAAGTCTACTGGGACAACTATCCTGTTCCATTTCTAAATGTTCCCCACCCCGCAGAAATGTTAGCTATGTTCCAGGCACAGGCTCACTGCGTACTTGCTGTTAGGAACGATATTCATTGTATTGCTAAACCTCCACCAGTCATTCATTTAGGCTCAGACTCAAGGAGAGGCATGCTTCTCTTTAAACACCTTCTAAACAAACTGCTCACAGCTGCCAATTCAAATACAGACAGCTCGTGTCTCTTAAGTgctcctgtctgtctgcctacaccctctattaaaacacaaacactcCTCAGAGAGTAAGTATCACTAAGCTGAGTGTTTCGGCCTGAATGAGACAACCACGTTCCAGAATCTATGAACAAGGGGCGTGAGAGTGGGCGACGGAGGCCAAAGGACACTGGGCCCCTGAGACCTCCATGTGCCTCGTCCTTCCCACCTCCCCGGGAGCAGTGGACTTCCACAATGCTAAGACGCCACTAAAAGCGGATTTCCCTCCAGCCTTTCCCTGTGGATTCTCCTTCTCACCCATTCAGTTTTTAAGTATCCAATCCACTGCTGAAGCAAGACCCTCCTGAACAGTGTGGGTGGGGGCGAGGGCAGGGAGTCATCTTTCTATGGAGAATACAAAGTCTGAACTGGTAAAGTGGAGTTTTACTTGTGGTCTGACATGTGACCTTGAGAAGGTCACGGCATGCCTCTGAACCTGTGTATTGAGGAGAGTGATGGGCTTTATTCAGGGCTAAAGGAGGGAGCCTTTGGGTGATAAAAACACTCAAacatggtttgtttttttcctctcttctgtttCCAATGCACCGGTGTTAGCTTGTTAGTTTGCACCTTCGTCTTCTGTCCTTCACGCATGAGTGTGAAGAGAAAGGCCGTCCGTCTTGGGAGCACCATAGTTGGATGAAAAGAACACGTCTCCTAACCTTTCTTCTGGAGATTTCTAGGAACCGGCATTCAAGTCACTCGCTTGAATACAGTGTGCAGTTACGACAGCCGGAAGTCCTTCCTAGGTTGGCTCAGTAGCAAGATCAAGGCAATGCTGTGAGAACTCCGAGGCCTGCAAGCATTATATGTCATGTATTCTTCGTGAGGTGTTGTGTGTCTGTTGAGCTGGGACACTTAAGATGTTACAAATGACCCTCAGAAGCTAGGGGAGGAACTGTGCCTTCTGATGCCTTTAGACAGTTGGGGGGGTCCTGGGTAGCAGGAATGGGGCCCTACCAGTGGTCTCTCCAAGAACTGACACGCCAGCCTTGGGTCTAGGCGTGGTTGGAGGCTAAGAGCCTGGAGTCCACAGGACACAAGCTTCCTGATACCTCCCAGCTTCTTCTTCGTGATACTCTGTGAGCAAAGTGAATTTGCTCAGGCCCTGGATAGATGAAGCCTCGGTTCAGAGTCGCAGCGAGCAGCGAGGACTGGGTGACTGGGAAGAAAAGCTGTGTTTTCATAGTTCTATAAACGCATGCTTCGAGTGTGGCTCAGCAGGCAGCAAAAGCGGCTGGGAAAATCAACCCGTTTGGGAGGATGGGTAGTGTATTTTAAGATGAATTAGTTTTGGTGGAGAAAAGATAGCTATGGGCAGCCAGGACAATCTGCCTGAAACTCAGTGTTTGCTGAGAGGCCAGTCAGGCCCAGGTGTGCCTGAGGTCAGGGAGTGAGCCGGAGAAAGGCCCATACGGCCTTCTAGAGAGCTGTGCTGGTTTGGGGTGCCATGCTTTCCCCTAGCACCTGACAGTGACAGAAAGGACGCTGTGGACATGTGACCCCACTAGGAAGGCTTTAAGGTGTGCAactaagaacagaaagaaagcagagcaaaGACCCCCACTTCCTTCCAGTGCAGGAAGGCCTTTCCCCAAAAGTTGATGCTTTGTCCTAATGGCAAAACAAGAGACAGTAACCTCTGGGGGGGGTGAAAATGTGGGGGGTAGGAGGGGTGAGGTCGAAGGTGGGTGAGGGATGGAGTGAGGGtaggagtgggtgggtggggtgtgggggtagGGAACGGAGGGTGAGGTGAGGCAGGTTCCTGAGGTTCCCTTCTGCCTATGCCAAACTTACTCCTGAACAGCCATGTTTATGTGCTGGACAGGGCTACAGAGCACGTGAGTCAGTaaggacagaaaaggggaggcccAGAGTGTGTCACGGTGAGCTCTTCATGCTGGAGGTTCTAGTTGCTTCTTTCTAGGGTCCCCGTGTTTGATGATGGGTCTTATGCATACACCATCAAGAACAGAGTGGCTCTCTGTCTGATACAaaaaggtgtgtgcatgtgtgtgtgtgtgggggggggagtgatGGATTTATAATTTATGCATTTAAAGCGTCTTCTCTTGCTGAGGCAGGCGTGTTAGTGCCGCCTTTTTCCTTGCCATTCTTCTTCTGCATCATACCTATCCCGCTCTCCCCAGAGGCGAGGCGATTTTCAGAGGGGCACCAAGAACATCTGGGCTTTAATTGCAAAGCAAAGGGGAATGGCATGGCCAGGGAATGAGGCCAGAACCTGAAAAACAGAAGGGTTTGTATCCGATGGCTGACCCCAGCCCCGGATCAGGTGACCACTTCTGATCCAGAGTGCGCCTCTAGGTGACCCCACTGTTTGTGGAGGAAACCCTGTCCCTCATGCTCATGCAGCTTAGCTTTGACCCCAAGGCTCCTGGAAAGGTGGCAGTCACAGCTGGCTGCCTCCGCCATGACAAGTCAGGCTCTACCTGAAACGCccgaaaagagaagaaaggagctgTTGGGAAGCCAAGTTTCCCGTTAGCCCCAGTGCCCCGCTTCTTGGCGTTCGCTCCCCGTGGAAGCAGTAGCGAAAGAGACTAGCGGTGGCCGGAAATAACTACTCTGGTAGAATCTTCCAAATGTTCTACCGAACTGTACCAACAACACACAGGACAGATTTCACACCAAGACCTTGACTCACAAATGTTTACATAACAGAATGCCCGTGGCCAATGAATACTAATACCACAAATTACCTGAgacgaaaaagaaagaaaagaaggaaggaagggggaataaAAATGTCCTGATATCTGGAGGTCCAAGGTACACAGGCAGCGTGAGTATCCAGCGGCTCCCGGCCTCACATCTCGGTATCCGTGGCGCGGACCTCGGTTGCGGTGATGGCGATTCCAATGGCGAGGCTGCCGTTGTCAGAGAAGAGCTGGGCCAGTGAGGTGTTGAGAACCAGGCAGTCCCCATCAGTGATGACCGAATCCACACACTCCAGGACAGATCTCGGGGTGGCCTCCCATTTGAGACGCCTGTGGTTTCTGTTGAGCTCCAGGCGATAGGTGAAACAATCGGCCTGGGTGGGGGTCCCGATCAGCATCATGGTAGCAAAGAACTGGGGATGCCCTTCGTGTCGTTCCTGTTTCCTGAGCACCAGGAGGAAGTGGTGGCCGAGGCAGGAGTGCATGATGATCCAGTCGGCTGGCGCGGGGAGGTGCATGTCCGTGGCCAAGAAGACTATCTCGGCCCCTTGCAGGATGTCGATCCTGTGGATCTGGCGCAGGTgaggcaccaccacctccaggtgGCCTTCCCACTGGCAGGAGAAGAGTGGGCATAGGCAGGGTGTCACCTGAGCACTGTGCGTCCCTGCCTCCTGGTGGTTGAGGTGGCGGGggcgggcatggtggcacaggtggTTATGGTGACAGTGGTGGCGATGGTGGTGGGGAAGATGATGTGGGTGGAAGCTACCTTGCTCTGTGGAGTTCTGAGTGATGGCCCGTCTACTGGACACATactagaaggaaagagaagggcatTAGTAGGGTGACAGATTTGTCTCTGGCGCCAAGTGTAGCTCTCCCGATATTCGAAGTGACAGTGAAGGCATggaatgtttctctctctctctctctctctctctctctctctctctctctctctctctctctctctctctctctctctctctctttggctttTCCTGATAATACAGAGAAAATGAGGTGCCCAGCCCCAACGGATCCATCTATGACACAGCGGTACCCAAGACTCAGGCGACTTTGTGGAAGGGGACTGAAAAcattgtgagagccagaggagcaGGCATCTCCTGTGAGATCGTGTCCCCTAGAAATGACACGATTTTGCAACAACATGGCTATGTAAACAAGACCTGGAAAAGTACTCCATCAATAGTCATGCTAATATGGAATGGGAAATctcatggggggggggctgtccctagacaaagaaatacaggcagctaaggaatgctggGTAGGCGAGAAACAGTTTCCTCCAGGGATGAGCCTACTAATTAGTTATACAATATCAAATGACTGGTCCTGAAACTGTGTGCATAACAAACAATGCTAAGCAGATTTAGCAGGTTGGAGTTATctattgatagatagatagatagatagatagatagatagatagatagatagatagatgatagataggtagatagatagatgatagataggtagatagatagatgataggtaggtagatagacagatgataggtaggtaggtaggtagatagatgataggtaggaaggtagatagataggtaggtaggtagatgatagatatatagataggtaggtaggaagataggaaggtaggtaggtagacaggtaggtagatagacagatgatagatagatagatagatagatagatggtagatagatagatgatagatagatagatagatagatagatagatagatagatagattgaagTAGCAATAACAATtagagaaaaagaggccatgaatttgagagggggcAAGGGGAGGTAGGGaagtttggaaggaagaaagggaaggggagaatgaAAACCTGTTAGAGAAATAATATCAATGAGGGGAGTGGCATGAGagggctcagggggtaaaggcacgtgtcaccaagcctgataacctgagtccTATCCACAGAACCCACTTGGCAGAGGGAGGGAACAAATTTCCTCaagatgtcttctgaccttcCCACTCATACTATTATTcagtacatgtacacacacacacacacacacacatacacacacacaaaaccaattcTTTTAAATGaggtggagagatagctcagcaggtaaagtgttggacctggatccccagaacccacatttaaatagcaaacaaacaaactggggTTGGGTGGACACACTTGTAGTCCTGATATTGAGAAGATGGGGAcagtaactgtaattttgcaactgttatgagTCAtgatgtaaatgtctgtgttctctgatggtcttaggtggtCCCTATAAAGGAATtgtgacccagaggttgagaaccactgctttaaaatatttgggaggaggttCATGGGCTATATATGAAAATACTAGGCTATTTTATAGAAGGGATTTGAGCATCCAAGGATTTCAGCAtctggagggggaggggcttcTGAAACCAAGCCCAGTGAGTCCTAACAGACGACCATATACAATGGGGCCCTGGAAGTTACTGGAGTGGGTAACTATTCTAGCTGGTGTGGGGTGACGTTACTCTGAGTAAAGATAAAGGTGGCTTCTCTAGCAAGAACAGAAGGTTCACCAGCAAGGAGAACATAAGGTCAGAGAAACCAGAAAGAGCACAGGATACATAGAAGTGCTGAGAACTTTCTTAGAAGCCACCCGGTCTAGTGCAGACGGAGAGTAGTGGGGTCATATTGCGAAGGTCTTCTAAGTCAAACTATGGCTGAAATGGCCCCCGTGCCCAGCAGGGGGTAGCAGGAGACTCAGGAGACTCTCTTGATAGCTTTAAGGGACCCCCTGTGGGTAGCATGGCATTTTTAAGCCAAGCAGTAAAGCCTGCTCCAAACTGGCATTCAGAATGGGGCCAGCAGATGGTCCCTACCCTGTCCCGCTATGGTACCCAAGCGATGGTCCTTCCACATAGTCTTTCTGGATGCTCGCTCTTGGTTTCATTTTCCACCACGACcagccatttttgttttttaattgctgTGCCACCACATGGTAGATGAAGGTAATCAGAGGGGAAGCAAATGACTATGCAAATCGAGTCTGGCATCACGAGCTCACGGAGACCTGTGCGTGCACTCTCTGCACTCTgagaaagaactaaaaataaatgcacCCTTAATTCTTCATTTCTCCCCATTCCATCTTTTGATGCAAAATATGTTTCATTTAAATGATCCAGGGTGAGGGAGGTCACGGGTTCTGCTGGCAGGGAGAAGGGATTTGTTTAATTGGCAAAATGCTAATCATTTTTGGATGATGAATCCTAATCTTCCCATCTAATACAGTGGATGTGTGAGTAATTACTTTCCTTCACTAAACTGTTAATGCAACATTAGTGATTACACTAATTAAAACTAATGAACTCTTACCACTGATAAACCCTCCGTCAGGCAATGGATGGCATCCCTCCATTGGCCGTGTTTAACTTCCCATTTGGAAGAGAGGTTTTGAATTAACCTTTAGAGTAGGGCACAAAATTGGGTTTAGAAATGTTAGGCTTTATAGACTGGGTATAATTCTATCCCTAACCATTAGTGAGCCTACTTCCACCGATGGTgtaattgaattttaaaacacatttcttaATTTGATCAGCCACACTCCTAGGCTTGGTAATGGCTGTCCTTTCTGAATCCTGATTTCAGGAGGGGACACCTGTCCTTGGAATTACCCGGGACCCTTTCCCCAGCTTCTGCTCCCTGTGGGCAGAAGGCTCACCCAGAGGGTTGCTTTTCCTTTCCACTCACCTCAAGGAACTGGGGCCACGCTACTTGAACAGAAAGAGGATTCTGTGCCCAGGTTTAAATGTTGCTCGGACGTTTGTTTGTGCTAGTTAGCGGAGGATTGAATCCTGGGAGAAGGGTCAGGTTCAATATTGCCAAGGCCTTTTATCCGGAGGGTGGAAGAACAAACAGGATGGGTGGCAGAACATATGGGGCAAATGTTAGAGGGTGGGGTAATGTCAAGTCCTGATCCCCAGTAAACAGGTCGGCCCAGAAGTGAGGGTAAATGTGACGTAGGGCTTTAGTGTTTAATCATTGTTTCTGAGAAAGATAGGCGGAGAGAAAAGCTAAACGTTTTCTAatttggttttcctgcctctctGCATCTTTCCCTCAAAACCTGTGAACACCAAAAGCCTGGGAAGACACGGAAACACTCCACCAATGGTTAAAAAGTGGGCTGAGGCCAGGTGTGGCAGTGTTCGCCTTAATTTtccaggaggcagatctctgagttcaaggttagcctgggcacAGGCAAATTCCAAACAGACAGGGCTCTTACCTGAGAAACCacattttgaaaaactaaaaatcaaccaaccagacaaaacaacaaaacaatcctCAGAGGTTAGGGTTAGGGCTAGAGATAAGAAGTCACAGTGAGGCTTCAGCACGGAGACAGGACGTCCTAATGTAGCTCTGCTCTCCCCGTTCCCTGAGATTCAGTTCTCAGCCTATTGACGGGGCAGAGTTTGGTGGTAAGTTTCTGTGGGCCTTATGGTCATGTCTGCATTCTTCGTTAAAATACTTCTGCATAGTGAGTAGGATCTAAATGCATACATTTTAACACCATACTCCAGTGGGGCTGTCATTGCCTGTTTCGGGAATTCACACCTCAGCATGATCACCTAACGTTTTATTGGAAAAGACCATACACCAGAGATAACGAGCACAATTGCCTCAATTGCTAGCTGTAGCTCTGATTCACACCAGATGCTGCTAATTAACACTTATGCATGGGTTCTCATTGGGGAAATTAGTGGCTTGTCAATCAATGGAACAGATGCTCAGAATGGACTCTGCGTGATGTGCGAGAGTCAAATAAAGAGAAGTCAGGCAAACTGAGTCTCTGAGTCTTTGGCGAATGGGTCCTGAAAGTTCCTTCTCTAAGCACTTGGTACCTGGCCTCTGAGACAGGACTTATGGTAGCTGGATACCCTCCTTTAAGAGTTCAGGTGTTACTTCACTGCATGCTGTAATtctggcatttg is a genomic window of Chionomys nivalis chromosome 12, mChiNiv1.1, whole genome shotgun sequence containing:
- the Siah3 gene encoding seven in absentia homolog 3; amino-acid sequence: MLFFTQCFGAVLDLIHLRFQHYKAKRVFSAAGQLVCVVNPTHNLKYVSSRRAITQNSTEQGSFHPHHLPHHHRHHCHHNHLCHHARPRHLNHQEAGTHSAQVTPCLCPLFSCQWEGHLEVVVPHLRQIHRIDILQGAEIVFLATDMHLPAPADWIIMHSCLGHHFLLVLRKQERHEGHPQFFATMMLIGTPTQADCFTYRLELNRNHRRLKWEATPRSVLECVDSVITDGDCLVLNTSLAQLFSDNGSLAIGIAITATEVRATDTEM